In the Flavobacterium sp. J372 genome, one interval contains:
- a CDS encoding quinol:cytochrome C oxidoreductase produces MVLGILGIGYSFFTAPKTIEDVEKILKEQEDHHGGHGAASHHPDATAATTQEVHAPEANQKNATDHVIHDNQDHAENIEKHTTGSVDEPVTHNADTTQNMAADQDVHDNVAHTEMGQNHAADAHGHDAHAGETAEEHAAHAHEGHDAHADHAAHQKHLEHVLHQLQNKPWAAVYVACIFFMLISLGVLAFYAIQYAAQAGWSPMLFRVMEGITAYLLPGSIIFFVLLLCACFHIGHNGLFVWMDKDVVAHDHLIQGKSGYLNIPFFLIRAVIFLAGWNLYRFLSRRNSIANDDANDDSLYKKTFKMSAAFLVFFIVTESIMSWDWIMSVDPHWYSTLFGWYVFASFFVSGITTIAMITIYLKSKGYLEYVNTSHLHDLAKFMFGISIFWTYLWFSQFMLMWYANIPEEVTYFVTRIEKYNLPFFGMLAMNFVFPVLILLNTDFKRLTWIVVMAGIVILCGHYIDFFNMIMPATVGDQWFIGAGEIGAILFFLGLFIFVVFTALTKAPLMLKRNPYLEESKHFHY; encoded by the coding sequence ATGGTATTAGGTATCCTGGGGATTGGCTATAGTTTTTTCACTGCACCAAAGACCATTGAAGACGTTGAGAAAATACTAAAGGAGCAGGAAGATCATCATGGTGGGCATGGCGCAGCCTCACACCATCCTGATGCGACAGCTGCGACCACTCAGGAAGTTCACGCTCCCGAAGCAAATCAAAAAAACGCAACTGATCATGTAATTCATGACAATCAGGACCATGCCGAGAATATAGAGAAGCATACTACCGGTTCTGTTGATGAGCCTGTAACTCATAATGCTGACACTACACAAAATATGGCTGCTGACCAGGATGTTCACGATAACGTAGCGCATACTGAAATGGGCCAAAACCATGCTGCCGATGCACATGGCCATGATGCTCATGCAGGTGAAACTGCTGAAGAACATGCAGCTCACGCTCATGAAGGCCACGATGCCCATGCTGACCATGCCGCACACCAAAAGCACCTTGAACATGTGCTTCACCAACTACAGAACAAGCCTTGGGCTGCTGTATATGTTGCGTGTATATTTTTCATGTTGATATCTCTCGGTGTACTTGCTTTTTATGCTATTCAATATGCTGCGCAGGCAGGATGGTCGCCAATGCTTTTCAGGGTTATGGAAGGTATCACGGCTTACCTATTGCCAGGCTCTATCATATTTTTTGTTCTGTTGCTTTGCGCATGTTTCCACATCGGTCATAATGGGTTGTTTGTGTGGATGGATAAAGATGTTGTAGCACATGACCACCTTATACAAGGTAAATCAGGTTACTTAAACATACCTTTCTTCCTTATCAGGGCTGTAATATTCCTTGCAGGATGGAACCTGTACCGTTTCCTTTCAAGGAGAAACTCTATCGCTAATGATGATGCAAATGATGACAGCCTGTACAAAAAGACATTCAAGATGTCGGCTGCTTTCCTTGTATTCTTCATAGTTACTGAATCAATAATGTCTTGGGACTGGATCATGTCGGTTGACCCGCACTGGTACAGTACACTGTTCGGATGGTATGTATTTGCCAGCTTCTTTGTGAGCGGTATCACAACTATCGCCATGATAACAATCTACCTTAAGTCTAAAGGCTACCTTGAATATGTAAATACAAGTCACCTTCATGACCTTGCTAAGTTCATGTTCGGTATCAGTATTTTCTGGACTTATCTTTGGTTCTCTCAATTCATGCTTATGTGGTATGCTAACATACCTGAAGAGGTAACATACTTTGTAACGCGTATAGAGAAGTATAACCTGCCATTCTTCGGTATGCTTGCCATGAATTTTGTGTTCCCTGTACTAATATTATTAAATACAGACTTCAAACGCCTTACATGGATCGTGGTTATGGCGGGTATCGTAATACTTTGCGGCCACTATATTGACTTCTTCAACATGATTATGCCGGCTACAGTAGGTGACCAGTGGTTTATAGGTGCAGGCGAAATAGGAGCAATACTGTTCTTCCTTGGTTTATTCATATTTGTTGTGTTTACAGCGCTTACAAAAGCTCCGCTTATGCTGAAACGCAACCCGTACCTTGAGGAAAGTAAGCATTTTCATTATTAA
- a CDS encoding cytochrome c has protein sequence MKALYKIAMLAGLSMAFTACFNKKEPNYQYFPNMQHSVAYETYAESDAFPNGKEGQLPAKGSVPRGFTPYEYENSTAGYELAKANLKSPLDTASVDMARGEQLFTVYCAICHGDKGDGKGNLVKREKFLGVPNYKDRQITEGSVFHVITYGLNSMGSHANQLTQEERWQVTAYVMKLRSEL, from the coding sequence ATGAAAGCGTTATATAAAATAGCAATGCTGGCAGGCCTTTCAATGGCTTTTACAGCCTGCTTCAACAAAAAGGAGCCTAACTACCAATATTTCCCGAACATGCAGCACTCTGTTGCATACGAGACATATGCTGAGTCTGATGCTTTCCCGAACGGTAAAGAAGGCCAGCTGCCTGCGAAGGGCTCTGTGCCAAGGGGCTTTACACCGTATGAATATGAAAACTCTACTGCCGGGTATGAGCTTGCAAAAGCTAACCTTAAGTCGCCTCTTGATACTGCTTCGGTTGATATGGCCAGAGGCGAGCAGTTGTTTACTGTTTACTGTGCTATTTGCCACGGTGATAAAGGTGATGGCAAGGGCAACCTTGTAAAAAGGGAAAAATTCCTTGGTGTGCCTAACTATAAAGACAGGCAGATTACTGAAGGAAGCGTATTCCACGTAATTACATACGGACTTAACTCAATGGGGTCGCATGCTAACCAGCTTACGCAGGAAGAGCGTTGGCAGGTTACCGCTTATGTGATGAAACTAAGGAGTGAATTATAA
- a CDS encoding cbb3-type cytochrome c oxidase subunit I, with protein MSAVGHEIHGHEEHGHHDAHDHHHHKDTFITKYIFSIDHKMIAKQYLITGIIMGVIGIMMSILFRMQIAWPEESFGIFKVLLGEKFAPNGVMRNDIYLALVTIHGTIMVFFVLTAGLSGTFSNLLIPLQIGARDMASGFMNMISYWLFFISTVIMVMSLFVEAGPASAGWTIYPPLSALPQAIPGSGAGMTLWLVSMAIFIASSLMGSLNYVVTVINLRTKGMSMTRLPLTIWAFFITAVIGIVSFPVLLSAALLLLFDRSFGTSFFLSDIFIAGEVLHYQGGSPVLFEHLFWFLGHPEVYIVLLPALGITSEIIATNSRKPIFGYRAMIASILAIAFLSTIVWGHHMFISGMNPFLGSVFTFTTLLIAIPSAVKAFNYITTLWRGNLQMNPAMLFSIGLVSTFITGGLTGIILGDSTLDINVHDTYFVVAHFHLVMGISALYGMFAGIYHWFPRMFGRMMNKNLGYIHFWVTAVCAYGVFFPMHFIGMAGLPRRYYTNTAFPLFDDLADVNVIITMFAIIGAAFQLVFLWNFFYSIFRGKRAPMNPWRSNTLEWTAPVEHMHGNWPGEIPEVYRWPYDYSKPGHDDDFVPQNVPMKENEEVLHH; from the coding sequence ATGTCAGCAGTAGGACACGAAATACACGGTCACGAAGAACACGGTCACCACGATGCTCATGATCATCACCACCATAAAGATACTTTTATAACAAAGTACATCTTTAGTATTGACCATAAGATGATTGCCAAGCAATATCTTATCACCGGTATTATAATGGGTGTGATAGGCATCATGATGTCAATATTATTCCGTATGCAGATTGCGTGGCCAGAAGAATCTTTCGGGATTTTCAAAGTGCTTCTTGGTGAAAAATTTGCACCAAATGGTGTAATGCGTAACGATATTTACCTTGCCCTTGTTACAATACACGGTACTATAATGGTATTCTTTGTACTTACGGCAGGACTGTCAGGTACATTCAGTAACCTTCTTATTCCGTTGCAGATTGGTGCGCGAGATATGGCATCAGGCTTTATGAACATGATATCTTACTGGTTGTTCTTTATATCAACTGTAATCATGGTAATGTCGCTTTTCGTTGAAGCTGGCCCTGCCTCTGCAGGTTGGACAATTTATCCGCCGCTAAGTGCATTGCCACAGGCAATACCCGGTTCAGGTGCCGGTATGACACTATGGTTGGTGTCAATGGCTATCTTCATTGCATCATCGCTGATGGGTTCGCTTAACTATGTTGTAACAGTAATCAACCTTCGTACAAAAGGTATGTCAATGACACGCCTTCCACTTACAATATGGGCGTTCTTTATTACAGCCGTAATCGGTATCGTATCATTCCCGGTACTTCTTTCTGCGGCATTGCTATTGCTGTTTGACAGAAGCTTTGGTACATCATTCTTCTTGTCTGACATCTTTATTGCTGGTGAAGTTCTTCACTACCAGGGAGGTTCACCGGTATTGTTTGAACACCTTTTCTGGTTCCTTGGGCACCCTGAAGTTTATATTGTACTACTTCCTGCTCTTGGTATAACATCAGAGATTATAGCGACAAACTCTCGTAAGCCAATCTTTGGTTACCGCGCGATGATTGCGTCAATACTTGCCATTGCATTCCTTTCAACAATTGTTTGGGGTCACCACATGTTCATCTCGGGTATGAACCCGTTCCTTGGCTCGGTATTTACATTTACAACGCTATTGATTGCTATACCTTCTGCAGTAAAAGCTTTCAACTATATCACAACATTATGGAGGGGTAACCTGCAGATGAACCCTGCAATGCTTTTCTCTATCGGCCTTGTATCTACGTTCATTACAGGTGGTCTTACAGGTATTATTCTTGGTGACAGTACGCTTGACATTAACGTACATGATACTTACTTTGTGGTAGCTCACTTCCACCTTGTAATGGGTATATCAGCACTTTACGGTATGTTTGCCGGTATCTACCATTGGTTCCCGAGGATGTTCGGCCGTATGATGAACAAAAACCTTGGTTACATCCACTTCTGGGTAACTGCGGTTTGTGCTTACGGTGTATTCTTCCCAATGCACTTTATAGGTATGGCAGGATTGCCAAGGCGTTATTATACCAATACTGCATTCCCTTTATTTGACGACCTTGCTGACGTAAACGTTATCATCACGATGTTTGCCATAATAGGTGCAGCATTTCAGCTTGTATTCCTTTGGAACTTCTTCTACAGCATATTCCGTGGTAAGCGTGCACCAATGAACCCTTGGAGGTCTAACACTCTTGAGTGGACAGCTCCGGTTGAGCATATGCACGGTAACTGGCCTGGCGAGATACCTGAAGTTTACAGGTGGCCTTATGACTATAGCAAGCCTGGCCATGATGACGATTTTGTTCCGCAAAACGTACCAATGAAAGAAAATGAAGAGGTATTACACCATTAA
- a CDS encoding collagen-binding domain-containing protein: MIRKVLLRICSLSAASLFFTNLATAQSPTEAAKGFNIFTENGLTLITNETEGPVACGGDLTIKGSYQVAIHNSGTFTVGGVKIGLLVNGKVNYTSGNAVQVQSNTYVKIGNSTGSTVWYYDQNNATPPIRVTPTAGGYNGSPRIELQANSPQLGVGVNNNPVFQGGLLDFSAAFQTLRTKSSAISQCAANANITNANGATIPHTNMPGQIKINLADGINYFNITGADLNAVQNIIFNNPPSASKVLVINVDAAGTYNWNVWNQGGIGFQNCPYILYNFYNTTQLNIVSGNAIEGTVFAPFANVDKSGNQSNLEGQVIAKSFIHSGGEVHYAVFTPSVTGCAQPVGVAPTANFSINNGALCLGNAFVFTNTSHTGNAVQPEAPLSYLWDFGDGTTSTAMNPTKTFATAGVHMVKLTATNTYGSNTKTVFLTVYPEVVPAVNQATAATGNGSITKQFTLTNASDFTNYSWSMAGAGTGLYTNQPIVNFTFTVEGYYEVIVTGTTANGCEKSTVVGVVIASDDVSTGNNGGLESESLGDALSKRYVQRKMKSVPTELVKTDAMLYDKAKLLVKSNPAGRNVNSQTMLAMFPTELASGNTSHVTSPTDILDYTIAQEVISVDFEIAGKTKAVVLGVRTRDKVYNHTKASCDRLRGAEILTVKAVQIEGYNFLMQAIKQRTGIVEYAISFAVAKNNNDTKYTLQSNWFVKDYAIMNDMYNFQVWATNPESTEKLVTDILHNLQNFIPVQQTEVQRMPKTYASKVSREGTDMVINLKSAEAGQNIEVVTEEVYSETNGYAMRYNPLTSEMTQTLRIDIKDGYEYDGLIKVEGITQDAFYHADGNWGLDYDGANTIIKSYTVSNDFDRVYNENEYAIHRNVKLQAHSNQDYLTLYKSLLPGHLPANYTDYKFLSFKAKGSGLLEIGLVKAGITEWKHQYKAVINVRNKEEVYYIPFSFMKSIASNQQLTADDLTMITYTFLPVQAGTNDLDLTIEDVKFTQTAREGYEELLNSMVNQFVMFPNPFQGNINCLLYSEVTTTAKVTVHDITGKLVHTAAVNLEEGRNELNFDFSHLNSGMFFFNVDSGNVNYGTSKIVIK, translated from the coding sequence ATGATTAGAAAAGTACTCCTGAGGATCTGCTCCTTATCGGCGGCCTCTCTGTTTTTTACAAACCTCGCTACTGCGCAAAGCCCAACCGAGGCAGCTAAAGGTTTCAATATCTTTACTGAAAACGGCCTTACTCTTATAACAAATGAAACTGAAGGCCCTGTTGCCTGCGGCGGTGACCTTACTATTAAAGGCAGCTACCAGGTGGCTATACATAATTCCGGTACCTTTACTGTAGGCGGAGTAAAAATCGGCCTGTTAGTAAATGGTAAAGTTAATTACACATCCGGAAACGCTGTTCAGGTACAGTCTAATACATACGTAAAGATTGGTAATAGCACAGGCTCTACCGTTTGGTACTATGACCAGAATAATGCCACACCTCCAATAAGGGTTACTCCTACAGCAGGAGGTTACAACGGTTCGCCCAGAATTGAGCTTCAGGCAAATTCTCCACAGCTTGGCGTAGGTGTAAACAATAATCCTGTTTTCCAGGGCGGGCTTCTTGATTTTAGTGCAGCTTTCCAGACGCTTCGCACAAAGTCTTCGGCAATCTCACAATGTGCTGCCAATGCAAATATTACAAATGCGAATGGAGCGACTATACCTCATACCAATATGCCGGGACAAATCAAAATCAATCTTGCTGATGGTATAAACTATTTTAATATTACGGGAGCAGACCTTAATGCTGTACAAAATATCATTTTCAATAACCCGCCAAGCGCTTCAAAAGTGTTGGTTATTAATGTAGATGCGGCAGGTACTTATAACTGGAATGTATGGAACCAGGGCGGCATAGGCTTCCAGAACTGTCCGTACATTTTATATAACTTTTACAATACCACACAGCTAAACATTGTATCAGGTAATGCAATTGAAGGTACAGTATTCGCTCCTTTTGCAAACGTTGATAAAAGCGGTAACCAGTCAAACCTCGAAGGGCAGGTTATTGCAAAATCGTTCATACACAGTGGCGGCGAAGTGCATTATGCAGTTTTCACACCATCTGTTACAGGTTGTGCACAGCCGGTAGGTGTTGCCCCGACAGCTAATTTTAGCATAAACAACGGCGCACTGTGCCTTGGTAATGCATTTGTGTTTACAAATACATCTCATACCGGAAATGCGGTTCAACCGGAAGCTCCGCTTTCATACCTTTGGGATTTCGGCGATGGCACTACAAGCACGGCCATGAATCCAACTAAAACATTTGCAACTGCCGGTGTGCATATGGTAAAGCTTACCGCAACAAATACTTATGGCAGCAATACAAAAACAGTATTTTTAACTGTGTACCCTGAAGTTGTTCCTGCTGTAAACCAGGCAACAGCTGCAACAGGTAACGGATCAATCACAAAGCAGTTTACGCTCACAAATGCTTCAGATTTTACTAATTATTCATGGTCAATGGCAGGCGCAGGTACAGGATTGTACACCAACCAGCCGATTGTGAATTTTACATTTACTGTAGAAGGCTACTATGAAGTAATTGTTACAGGAACTACTGCTAACGGATGTGAAAAATCAACTGTTGTTGGTGTAGTGATTGCGTCTGATGATGTAAGTACAGGTAATAATGGTGGACTTGAAAGCGAAAGCCTTGGTGATGCCTTATCAAAAAGATATGTGCAACGCAAAATGAAAAGTGTACCTACAGAATTAGTAAAGACCGATGCTATGCTTTATGACAAAGCTAAGCTGCTTGTAAAATCAAACCCTGCCGGCCGCAACGTAAACAGCCAGACGATGCTTGCAATGTTCCCGACAGAACTTGCTTCCGGAAACACATCGCACGTAACATCACCTACAGATATCCTTGACTACACTATAGCCCAGGAAGTAATAAGTGTTGACTTTGAAATAGCCGGCAAAACTAAAGCTGTTGTACTTGGGGTAAGAACGAGAGATAAGGTATATAACCATACCAAAGCATCATGTGACAGGCTTCGCGGCGCCGAAATACTTACCGTAAAAGCAGTACAGATTGAAGGCTATAATTTCCTGATGCAGGCAATAAAACAACGCACAGGTATTGTTGAATATGCTATATCATTTGCTGTTGCAAAAAATAATAACGACACTAAGTATACACTGCAGTCTAACTGGTTTGTGAAGGATTATGCAATCATGAATGATATGTATAACTTCCAGGTTTGGGCTACAAATCCTGAAAGCACAGAGAAACTCGTTACAGATATACTGCACAACCTTCAAAATTTCATCCCGGTACAGCAAACAGAAGTACAAAGGATGCCGAAGACCTATGCATCTAAAGTGTCAAGGGAAGGGACAGATATGGTTATTAACCTGAAAAGTGCTGAAGCAGGGCAGAACATTGAGGTTGTTACTGAAGAAGTATATAGCGAAACTAATGGTTATGCCATGAGATATAACCCACTGACTTCTGAAATGACGCAGACGCTTCGTATCGATATCAAAGATGGTTATGAGTATGATGGGCTTATAAAAGTGGAAGGAATTACCCAGGATGCATTTTATCATGCTGACGGTAACTGGGGCCTTGACTATGACGGCGCTAACACCATAATAAAGTCTTACACAGTATCAAATGACTTCGACAGAGTATATAACGAGAACGAGTATGCTATACACAGGAATGTAAAATTGCAGGCGCATAGCAACCAAGACTATCTTACCCTATACAAATCATTGCTTCCTGGCCATTTGCCCGCTAATTATACTGATTATAAATTCCTTTCGTTCAAAGCCAAAGGTAGCGGCCTGCTTGAAATTGGCCTGGTAAAAGCCGGTATTACAGAATGGAAACACCAGTACAAAGCTGTGATAAATGTGCGTAACAAAGAAGAAGTTTATTACATACCATTCAGCTTCATGAAATCGATTGCAAGTAACCAGCAATTGACTGCTGATGACCTTACAATGATTACGTACACATTCTTACCAGTACAGGCTGGGACTAATGACCTTGACCTGACAATAGAAGACGTTAAATTTACCCAGACAGCCCGTGAAGGTTATGAGGAGTTGCTAAACTCAATGGTTAACCAGTTTGTAATGTTCCCTAACCCGTTTCAAGGTAATATCAACTGTTTGCTTTATAGCGAGGTTACAACAACTGCTAAAGTTACGGTACATGACATTACCGGCAAGCTGGTACATACAGCAGCTGTTAACCTGGAAGAGGGAAGGAATGAGCTTAACTTTGATTTCAGCCACCTTAACTCAGGTATGTTCTTCTTTAACGTTGACAGCGGTAACGTGAATTACGGTACATCAAAAATCGTTATAAAATAG
- a CDS encoding DUF3341 domain-containing protein — MSNKVLHVLYNDDDVLMDAVKKTRAAHHHIEEIYTPFPVHGLDKAMGLEPTRIAITSFLYGLVGLSVAVTMMRFIMIIDWPQDIGGKPSFSYIQNMPAFVPVMFEMTVFFAAHLMVITFYMRSKLWPFKKAENPDVRTTDDHFLMEIAAHGDVDQLVSFFENTGAVEIKVIEKH, encoded by the coding sequence ATGAGTAATAAAGTTTTACATGTATTATACAATGACGATGACGTGCTGATGGACGCAGTAAAGAAAACACGCGCCGCACACCATCACATTGAAGAGATTTATACGCCATTCCCGGTTCACGGGCTTGACAAAGCCATGGGCCTTGAACCTACAAGAATTGCTATTACTTCATTCTTATACGGCCTTGTTGGCCTTAGCGTTGCAGTAACCATGATGCGCTTCATCATGATTATTGACTGGCCTCAGGACATTGGTGGTAAGCCAAGTTTCAGCTATATCCAGAATATGCCGGCTTTTGTACCGGTAATGTTTGAGATGACAGTATTCTTCGCTGCCCACCTTATGGTGATAACTTTCTACATGAGGAGTAAGCTTTGGCCTTTTAAAAAAGCTGAAAACCCTGATGTAAGGACAACCGATGATCATTTTTTAATGGAGATTGCTGCACATGGCGACGTTGACCAGTTGGTTTCTTTCTTTGAAAATACTGGGGCCGTTGAAATCAAAGTAATTGAAAAGCATTAA
- the aat gene encoding leucyl/phenylalanyl-tRNA--protein transferase gives MYFLTRELYFPNVEEASPEGLVAIGGDLSPERLLLAYRNGIFPWFEDDEPILWWSPPERMVLFFNELKISKSMRNILNRGMFTITCNKAFREVITACRRVEREGQDGTWITDDMVDAYCRLHELGVARSYEVWYEDKLVGGLYGVDMGHIFCGESMFSLMPNASKVAFIKLSRDLQKQGYRLLDCQVHNSHLESLGAREIPRKEFIRYLRSI, from the coding sequence ATGTACTTTCTTACACGTGAATTATATTTTCCCAATGTTGAAGAAGCCTCACCTGAAGGCCTGGTTGCCATTGGCGGCGATTTGAGCCCTGAACGTTTATTATTAGCATATCGTAACGGAATTTTTCCCTGGTTTGAAGATGATGAACCTATATTATGGTGGAGCCCGCCGGAGAGGATGGTACTCTTCTTCAATGAGCTGAAAATATCAAAAAGCATGCGCAACATACTAAACCGGGGGATGTTTACTATTACCTGTAATAAAGCGTTTCGCGAAGTTATAACAGCCTGCCGCCGTGTTGAGCGTGAAGGCCAGGATGGCACATGGATAACCGATGATATGGTTGATGCCTACTGCAGGCTACATGAATTGGGTGTAGCCCGGTCATATGAAGTCTGGTATGAAGATAAACTCGTAGGCGGCTTGTATGGGGTTGATATGGGCCATATCTTTTGTGGAGAGAGCATGTTTTCACTAATGCCAAATGCCAGCAAAGTGGCCTTTATAAAATTATCACGCGATTTACAAAAGCAAGGTTACAGGTTGCTTGACTGCCAGGTACATAATTCGCACCTTGAAAGCCTGGGCGCACGTGAAATACCAAGAAAGGAATTTATACGATACCTACGTTCAATATAA
- a CDS encoding cytochrome c oxidase subunit II: MTSLLVIIVLVLLGIAIWQLTKIFHLTQLGTATYAENSEVANDRDNNVNGYLMFAFVGFIYIVTIYSLWKWGHLTLGTPASEHGPEYDRLMAISMGLIFFVQIVTQFLLHYFAFKYRGKQGNVAFYFADNDRLEFIWTIIPVIVLAGLILYGMLAWTNIMFIEDENNDAIYVEVYAKQFSWEVRYAGKDRTLGKANVRYIDGVNTMGVDMSDPNAQDDITATELHIPKGKKVIFKFRSQDVLHSAYMPHFRAQMNVVPGMVTEFAFTPTLTTEEMREDPAIMEKVAHINEIRSKKSSELVAKGQSALDPYTFDYLLLCNKICGASHYNMQMKLVVDEEKDFNKWLSEKQTLAAAVAESKKEAAAPATETTPAEPAVIQQQLKLISQ, encoded by the coding sequence ATGACAAGTTTATTGGTAATTATAGTTTTAGTTTTATTAGGCATTGCAATATGGCAGTTAACTAAAATTTTCCACCTGACTCAATTAGGTACGGCTACTTATGCAGAGAACTCTGAGGTGGCTAATGACAGGGATAATAATGTAAATGGCTACCTGATGTTTGCCTTTGTTGGCTTCATCTACATCGTTACTATATATTCGCTTTGGAAATGGGGACATCTTACTCTTGGCACTCCTGCTTCAGAGCACGGCCCGGAGTATGACAGGCTAATGGCTATCTCGATGGGTCTTATTTTCTTTGTACAGATTGTTACACAGTTTCTTCTTCACTACTTTGCATTTAAATACCGTGGTAAGCAAGGTAATGTAGCTTTCTATTTTGCAGATAATGACAGGCTTGAATTTATCTGGACAATTATTCCTGTAATTGTTCTTGCCGGCCTTATCCTTTACGGTATGCTTGCCTGGACAAACATCATGTTCATTGAAGATGAGAATAACGATGCTATATATGTAGAAGTTTACGCTAAGCAATTTAGCTGGGAAGTACGTTATGCAGGTAAAGACCGCACTTTAGGCAAAGCTAATGTAAGGTATATTGATGGCGTAAACACTATGGGTGTTGACATGAGCGATCCAAACGCGCAAGATGATATTACAGCTACTGAATTACATATACCAAAAGGTAAAAAGGTGATCTTCAAGTTCCGTTCACAAGACGTACTTCACTCAGCATACATGCCTCACTTCAGGGCACAGATGAACGTTGTGCCGGGTATGGTTACTGAGTTTGCATTTACGCCGACTTTAACTACTGAAGAAATGCGTGAAGATCCTGCAATAATGGAAAAAGTGGCTCATATTAATGAGATAAGATCTAAAAAGTCCAGCGAGCTTGTTGCAAAAGGACAGTCAGCACTTGACCCATATACTTTTGATTATCTTCTGCTATGTAACAAGATTTGTGGCGCATCACACTATAACATGCAAATGAAGCTTGTTGTTGATGAAGAGAAAGATTTCAATAAATGGTTAAGCGAAAAGCAGACTCTTGCAGCTGCTGTGGCTGAATCTAAAAAAGAAGCTGCAGCACCGGCTACTGAAACTACACCAGCTGAACCTGCAGTGATACAGCAGCAGTTAAAGCTGATAAGCCAATAG